One Myxococcus stipitatus DNA segment encodes these proteins:
- a CDS encoding tetratricopeptide repeat protein has translation MDKNKIIEAAAKLVAKGAYDKAIKEYQKVLEVDPKDIRVLQKMGELYQKKNDNAQAAHFFTKVAESYSSDGFFLKAVALYKQVLKLNPNLLEVNLKLAELHQQLGLMSEAMAYFQIVANHYDKAGDTKASLDTLKKMVDLDPENVASKIKLAELYARENMTREAIQEFKRAAEYLKRNNRGDDWGRVAERLSTLEPDNLPLAKELASSYLQRGDQKRALAKLQVCFKADGRDVETLSLLAQAFQGLGQTSKTVSVYKELAKIHQERGRATEAEAVWTQIEVLDPQDPDLLARRAPVAAPAAPQPVSRPAPQPQAAPAAAQPAPQPQVAQPAPAPVAAPQPASGLGREQLSKLLTETDVYVKYGLHDKALEHLRKIFSVDPENLDAHEKAYQIYVASGNTAQASEQLLNVLRLCTRNADSTRAQPYLATILQQNPSHPEVPAFLSVLRVEGPVAAAPAASVVESVGEDAILVDSSDDEILVAPPPEDALLHPPGDELALATLPSSDADEVIDDEGDATVVSEEALVGEAITSGEHEVYDAPSPEDLAADAADETLVSDDGLMLTDEPGMLASDDEPLVSSGDFGDEPMAALGDESDDVATSTSLEALSLGDDDAPPPTMVRAPTRALLQEAAPNTRKQPSLREEAPLDVDEVPTRVGIAPLDASELEDFEEESAELSSFEEPVAQELPGFEMPSLGDPLEDEEEPTASHAVAVVEEVAEAAESDFSAVEEPEPVVEEAAAGGEDEEEPASEECDEAAFFLDQGLLEEAREILETVMIAFPGHVRAAELMERLEAQEASGGAAEEAEASHEPITVPSVQPVTGGEGERDAFDLAAELAGEIDNLGDDAAAASPAEDDFQYSVEEVFSEFKKGLAKVVKPEDVDTHYDLGIAYKEMGLLDDALHEFEVARQGCVGTKRELDCVTMMGMLHLLRGDAQAAVQTFREGMANTHATGEAAKALGFELAGAWEAAGEPGKALFHFQRVAAMDAKYRDAGAQVSRLAAVAEPEDDPLPSATSVAVNGSKSTGAAGASAVANPPVPAAGAPKARKVGYV, from the coding sequence ATGGACAAGAACAAGATCATCGAAGCCGCCGCGAAGCTGGTCGCGAAGGGCGCCTACGACAAAGCCATCAAGGAGTACCAGAAGGTCCTGGAGGTCGACCCGAAGGACATCCGGGTGCTCCAGAAGATGGGGGAACTGTACCAGAAGAAGAACGACAACGCCCAGGCGGCGCACTTCTTCACCAAGGTCGCGGAGAGCTACTCCTCCGACGGGTTCTTCCTCAAGGCCGTCGCGCTCTACAAGCAGGTCCTCAAGCTCAATCCGAACCTCCTGGAGGTGAACCTCAAGCTGGCGGAGCTCCACCAGCAGCTCGGGCTGATGTCCGAGGCGATGGCCTACTTCCAGATCGTGGCCAACCACTACGACAAGGCGGGCGACACGAAGGCGTCGCTCGATACCTTGAAGAAGATGGTGGATCTCGACCCGGAGAACGTGGCGTCGAAGATCAAGCTGGCCGAACTCTACGCGCGCGAGAACATGACTCGCGAGGCCATCCAGGAGTTCAAGCGCGCCGCCGAGTACCTCAAGCGCAACAACCGCGGCGACGACTGGGGCCGCGTCGCGGAGCGCCTGTCCACGCTCGAGCCGGACAACCTCCCGCTCGCCAAGGAGCTGGCGTCCTCGTACCTGCAACGCGGTGACCAGAAGCGCGCCCTGGCCAAGCTCCAGGTGTGCTTCAAGGCGGACGGCCGCGACGTGGAGACGCTGTCGCTCCTGGCGCAGGCGTTCCAGGGGCTGGGCCAGACCTCCAAGACGGTGTCCGTCTACAAGGAACTGGCGAAGATCCACCAGGAGCGCGGCCGCGCCACGGAGGCCGAGGCCGTCTGGACGCAGATCGAGGTGTTGGATCCGCAGGACCCGGACCTGCTGGCGCGCCGCGCGCCCGTGGCCGCTCCCGCCGCGCCGCAGCCCGTCTCCCGTCCCGCGCCGCAGCCCCAGGCCGCGCCGGCCGCCGCGCAACCCGCGCCGCAGCCCCAGGTCGCGCAGCCCGCGCCGGCGCCCGTCGCCGCGCCGCAGCCCGCCTCGGGCCTGGGCCGCGAGCAGCTGTCGAAGCTGCTGACGGAGACGGACGTCTACGTGAAGTACGGGCTCCACGACAAGGCGCTGGAGCACCTGCGGAAGATCTTCTCCGTCGACCCGGAGAACCTGGACGCGCACGAGAAGGCGTATCAAATCTACGTCGCGTCGGGGAACACGGCGCAGGCGAGCGAGCAGCTGCTCAACGTGCTGCGCCTGTGCACGCGCAACGCGGACTCGACGCGCGCGCAGCCCTACCTGGCGACCATCCTCCAGCAGAACCCGTCCCACCCCGAGGTCCCGGCGTTCCTGTCGGTGCTGCGCGTGGAGGGGCCGGTGGCCGCGGCGCCCGCCGCGAGCGTGGTGGAGTCGGTGGGCGAGGACGCCATCCTCGTCGACTCCAGCGACGACGAGATCCTCGTCGCGCCGCCGCCCGAGGACGCGCTGCTGCATCCGCCGGGGGACGAGCTGGCGCTGGCCACGCTCCCGTCGAGCGACGCCGACGAGGTCATCGACGACGAGGGCGACGCCACCGTCGTCAGCGAGGAGGCGCTGGTCGGCGAGGCCATCACCTCCGGCGAGCACGAGGTCTACGACGCGCCGTCCCCCGAGGACCTGGCCGCGGACGCCGCGGACGAGACGCTCGTCTCCGACGACGGGCTGATGTTGACGGACGAGCCCGGCATGCTGGCCTCGGACGACGAGCCGCTCGTGTCCTCGGGCGACTTCGGCGACGAGCCGATGGCCGCGCTGGGGGACGAGTCCGACGACGTGGCCACGTCGACGTCGCTGGAGGCGCTGTCGCTCGGCGACGACGACGCGCCCCCGCCCACCATGGTGCGCGCGCCCACGCGGGCGCTGCTCCAGGAGGCCGCGCCCAACACGCGCAAGCAGCCCTCGCTGCGCGAGGAGGCGCCGCTGGACGTGGACGAGGTGCCCACGCGGGTGGGCATCGCGCCGCTGGACGCCTCCGAGCTCGAGGACTTCGAGGAGGAGTCCGCGGAGCTGTCCTCGTTCGAGGAGCCCGTCGCGCAGGAGCTGCCCGGCTTCGAGATGCCGTCGCTGGGCGACCCCCTCGAGGACGAGGAGGAGCCCACCGCGTCGCACGCCGTCGCGGTGGTGGAGGAGGTCGCCGAGGCGGCCGAGTCCGACTTCTCCGCCGTGGAGGAGCCAGAGCCCGTGGTCGAGGAGGCCGCGGCCGGTGGCGAGGACGAGGAGGAGCCGGCGTCCGAGGAGTGCGACGAGGCCGCCTTCTTCCTGGACCAGGGGCTGCTCGAGGAGGCGCGGGAGATCCTCGAGACGGTGATGATCGCCTTCCCGGGCCACGTGCGCGCCGCCGAGCTGATGGAGCGGCTGGAGGCGCAGGAGGCCAGCGGTGGCGCGGCGGAGGAGGCCGAGGCCTCTCACGAGCCCATCACGGTTCCCTCCGTGCAGCCGGTGACGGGCGGGGAGGGCGAGCGCGACGCATTCGACCTGGCGGCGGAGCTGGCCGGGGAGATCGACAACCTCGGCGACGACGCCGCGGCCGCCAGCCCGGCGGAGGACGACTTCCAGTACTCGGTGGAGGAGGTCTTCTCCGAGTTCAAGAAGGGCCTCGCGAAGGTGGTGAAGCCCGAGGACGTGGACACGCACTACGACCTGGGCATCGCCTACAAGGAGATGGGCCTGCTGGACGACGCGCTCCACGAGTTCGAGGTGGCGCGCCAGGGCTGCGTGGGCACCAAGCGCGAGCTCGACTGCGTCACCATGATGGGCATGCTGCACCTGCTGCGCGGCGACGCGCAGGCGGCGGTCCAGACGTTCCGCGAGGGCATGGCGAACACGCACGCCACGGGTGAGGCGGCGAAGGCGCTCGGCTTCGAGCTGGCGGGTGCCTGGGAGGCGGCGGGCGAGCCGGGCAAGGCCCTGTTCCACTTCCAGCGCGTGGCGGCGATGGACGCGAAGTACCGCGACGCGGGCGCGCAGGTGTCGCGGCTGGCCGCCGTCGCCGAGCCCGAGGACGATCCGCTCCCGTCCGCGACGTCCGTGGCCGTGAATGGCTCCAAGTCCACCGGTGCCGCCGGCGCTTCGGCGGTGGCGAATCCCCCGGTGCCAGCGGCCGGCGCGCCCAAGGCGCGCAAGGTCGGTTACGTGTAG
- a CDS encoding ExeA family protein — MTTYLDFFDLTQEPFSNAPVSRFYYNSAQHSQALTRLMHAVSYMKGLSILVGDIGAGKTTLARRMLDSLPESEYEAALLVIIHSGITANWLLRRIALQLGVENPAQEKLALLSQLYQRLLQIYESGKKAVVLIDEAQMLETRELMEEFRGLLNLEVPERKLISFVFFGLPEIEKNLKLDPPLAQRVAMRYKLEPFTAESTEAYIKHRLRLAGCPRMPFTPEALLAVHQHSSGSPRVINTLCDNALFEAFLARSETVSDELVHRIGKNLGLQGINSAVTPAGEGASAPATSLPRASNNKLDLAEIDRYLEGLGKL, encoded by the coding sequence ATGACGACCTACCTCGACTTCTTCGACCTCACCCAGGAGCCGTTCTCCAACGCTCCGGTGAGCCGCTTCTACTACAACTCCGCGCAGCACTCGCAGGCGCTCACCCGGCTGATGCACGCGGTGAGCTACATGAAGGGCCTGTCCATCCTCGTCGGCGACATCGGCGCGGGGAAGACGACGCTGGCCCGCCGGATGCTCGATTCGCTGCCCGAGTCCGAGTACGAGGCCGCGCTGCTGGTCATCATCCACTCGGGCATCACCGCCAACTGGCTGTTGCGGCGCATCGCGCTCCAGCTGGGCGTGGAGAACCCGGCGCAGGAGAAGCTGGCCCTGCTGTCGCAGCTGTACCAGCGGCTGCTGCAAATCTACGAGTCCGGCAAGAAGGCCGTCGTCCTCATCGACGAGGCGCAGATGCTGGAGACGCGGGAGCTGATGGAGGAGTTCCGCGGCCTGCTCAACCTCGAGGTGCCGGAGCGCAAGCTCATCTCCTTCGTGTTCTTCGGCCTGCCGGAGATCGAGAAGAACCTCAAGCTGGACCCGCCGCTCGCCCAGCGCGTGGCCATGCGCTACAAGCTCGAGCCCTTCACCGCCGAGTCGACCGAGGCGTACATCAAGCACCGGCTGCGGCTGGCGGGCTGCCCGCGCATGCCCTTCACGCCGGAGGCGCTGCTCGCGGTGCACCAGCACTCGTCCGGCTCGCCGCGCGTCATCAACACGCTCTGCGACAACGCCCTGTTCGAGGCCTTCCTGGCGCGCTCGGAGACGGTCTCCGACGAGCTGGTGCATCGCATCGGAAAGAACCTGGGACTGCAGGGCATCAACTCGGCCGTCACCCCAGCAGGCGAGGGAGCGTCCGCGCCCGCCACGTCGCTGCCCCGGGCGTCGAATAACAAGCTCGACCTCGCGGAGATCGACCGCTACCTGGAAGGCCTGGGTAAGCTCTAG
- a CDS encoding translocation/assembly module TamB domain-containing protein, with translation MATQSRKGALRALLLVLLVLSGSVLALRMPETWEVACTVARRHLPDVLGMDVGIGRCELDPLGSRVLVHGFSLFPPGSDTPLVAADLAEVQFGFLRPLTGRLSLARVKAVRPRVTLDLATPSTDPAKPPAGCFLDPLAHVRVSSLDISGAELRLALPGGRRVEVTDLDVRWVERWGVIELDAEARHGLVRLGPDGRELVLQQFVFAGGVDPDEAALELERAEVSLDDITTTVSGRVDSLCQPQLALDAQVFLPLRTLSQAKLLPKRATGHLWSRVSIAGSPESPAVSLELSGSGLGYDRFGPANVTARLSYAGDEVRVEELVVPVGAGTVRASGKLGLGPLLPLEVTLETKDASLGRILDKAGVKGSWVDFPATLDAQLSGNLLPRFSLSGPLDLRTGRFVLATRAYDAPTSDGLTILEFDKGRAQAQVRIQADRVSFNHITADSGRSRVQGDVGLLIGNGLGLDIHGQGDLDLADFGHIAGLKWAGRGSATYAITGPASQVKVESSLSFRDFVFWNLALGVLQGKLGYHDGVLSFPSFTGQKGRTQYYGKAAVGFGRLLNLRLEVNVPQGRTEDLVDVVAGLSPSLAVMQGTLGGTASGRVEVDSPVERLEGLVAFDVKDTTYYGRRMGDGAARLRFVDGKAMVLERTVLTGPLGRTWAEGTLWFAGGLDYRFGGEDLSLAETVGPELAGRMGIQGAMVMDGVVSGTSDVPVVDVTLKAPRVTFASRSLGAMDLTGRLVGKDFEVWGRPFQDAHGRVRMKVQDAWPYDATLSLALPEIQPLLPQDPLWAGVSGSVSGSLTASGPLMEPLLARVRATVDKLALSRGELRGANAGPVALTYEKERLDVQPFRFVGPYVDLTLGGWMTTRGSIGGTMRGGGDVRWVESLAPAMVERATGRFTVDAEASGTWASPSLLGSAELLDARLALRDFPVNIRGLSGRLEMTGQRVLLEHLQGHLNEGRVSARGDVRLERFLPQRLGLTVQLDEVPYRLTEDLPATFSGLLQVVGPPRGFTVTGGLDIVRMRYSKALDVESLLKSLQKRAPVLAPASSVALGEQQKPWVIWDVNVHFGDVRVDNNLAKARMLGDVRLTGTDARPGLLGRVELAEGSQAFFRNNPFTISQGQMEFQDATSLEPVFEVQAQTQVREYLVKLHAFGKPTDPQILLSSEPALVEGDIVSLLTLGFTSSDRETAASAGAGLAAEAFFNASGLDRQVQRFLPSNPVLRDLSLQISTTYNDATRQAEPTAQLESKFLSEQLKIGMTQPVSGRGTRARAEYRFDDRLSAQAQWDNENTEASFGNLGLELKLSWEVE, from the coding sequence TTGGCCACACAGAGCCGCAAGGGTGCGCTCCGGGCGCTGCTGCTCGTGCTCCTCGTCCTGTCGGGGAGTGTGCTGGCGTTGCGCATGCCGGAGACGTGGGAGGTGGCGTGCACGGTGGCGCGCCGGCACCTGCCAGACGTGCTGGGCATGGACGTGGGCATCGGCCGCTGTGAGCTGGACCCGCTGGGCTCGCGGGTGTTGGTGCACGGCTTCTCGCTGTTCCCGCCCGGCTCCGACACGCCGCTGGTGGCGGCGGACCTGGCGGAGGTGCAGTTCGGCTTCCTGCGGCCCCTCACCGGGCGCCTGTCGCTGGCGCGCGTGAAGGCCGTGCGCCCCCGCGTGACGTTGGACCTGGCGACACCCTCGACGGACCCCGCGAAGCCGCCCGCGGGGTGCTTCCTGGACCCGCTGGCGCACGTGCGCGTGTCGAGCCTGGACATCTCCGGCGCGGAGCTGCGGCTGGCGCTGCCGGGGGGCCGGCGCGTGGAGGTGACGGACCTGGACGTGCGCTGGGTGGAGCGCTGGGGCGTCATCGAGCTGGACGCGGAGGCGCGGCACGGGCTGGTGCGGCTGGGGCCGGACGGGCGCGAGCTGGTGCTCCAGCAGTTCGTGTTCGCCGGAGGCGTGGACCCGGACGAGGCGGCGCTGGAGCTGGAGCGCGCGGAGGTGTCGCTCGACGACATCACCACGACGGTGTCCGGCCGCGTGGACTCGCTGTGCCAGCCGCAGCTCGCGCTCGACGCGCAGGTCTTCCTGCCGCTGCGCACGCTGTCCCAGGCGAAGCTGTTGCCCAAGCGCGCCACCGGGCACCTGTGGAGCCGCGTGTCCATCGCCGGCAGCCCGGAGTCGCCCGCGGTGTCGCTGGAGCTGTCCGGCAGCGGGCTCGGCTACGACCGCTTCGGCCCCGCCAACGTCACCGCGCGCCTGTCCTATGCCGGCGACGAGGTCCGGGTGGAGGAGTTGGTGGTGCCGGTGGGCGCGGGCACCGTGCGCGCCTCCGGCAAGCTGGGGCTGGGGCCGCTGTTGCCGCTGGAGGTGACGCTCGAGACGAAGGATGCGTCGCTGGGCCGCATCCTGGACAAGGCGGGCGTGAAGGGCTCCTGGGTGGACTTCCCCGCCACGCTCGACGCGCAGCTGTCCGGCAACCTGCTGCCGCGCTTCTCGTTGTCCGGTCCGTTGGACCTGCGTACCGGCCGCTTCGTCCTGGCCACGCGCGCGTATGACGCGCCCACGTCGGACGGTCTCACCATCCTGGAGTTCGACAAGGGGCGCGCGCAGGCGCAGGTGCGCATCCAGGCGGACCGCGTGTCCTTCAACCACATCACCGCGGACTCCGGGCGCTCGCGGGTCCAGGGGGACGTGGGGCTGCTCATCGGCAACGGGCTGGGCCTGGACATCCATGGCCAGGGCGACCTCGACCTGGCGGACTTCGGGCACATCGCCGGGCTGAAGTGGGCGGGGCGGGGCAGCGCCACGTACGCGATCACCGGCCCCGCCTCGCAGGTGAAGGTGGAGTCGAGCCTGTCGTTCCGCGACTTCGTCTTCTGGAACCTGGCGCTGGGCGTGTTGCAGGGGAAGTTGGGCTACCACGACGGCGTGCTGTCCTTCCCGTCCTTCACCGGCCAGAAGGGGCGCACGCAGTACTACGGCAAGGCGGCGGTGGGCTTCGGCCGGCTCTTGAACCTGCGCCTCGAGGTGAACGTCCCGCAGGGGCGCACCGAGGACCTGGTCGACGTGGTGGCGGGGCTCAGCCCGTCGCTGGCGGTGATGCAGGGCACGCTGGGGGGCACGGCCTCCGGGCGCGTGGAGGTGGACAGCCCGGTGGAGCGGCTGGAGGGGCTGGTGGCCTTCGACGTGAAGGACACCACGTACTACGGCCGCCGCATGGGCGACGGGGCCGCGCGCCTGCGCTTCGTCGACGGCAAGGCCATGGTGCTCGAGCGCACGGTGCTGACGGGGCCGCTGGGGCGCACGTGGGCCGAGGGGACGCTGTGGTTCGCGGGCGGGCTCGACTACCGCTTCGGCGGAGAGGACCTCTCGCTGGCGGAGACGGTGGGGCCGGAGCTCGCGGGGCGCATGGGCATCCAGGGCGCCATGGTGATGGACGGCGTGGTGTCCGGGACGTCGGACGTGCCCGTGGTGGACGTCACGCTGAAGGCGCCTCGCGTCACCTTCGCGTCGCGCAGCCTGGGCGCCATGGACCTCACCGGGCGGCTGGTGGGCAAGGACTTCGAGGTCTGGGGGCGGCCCTTCCAGGACGCCCACGGCCGGGTGCGGATGAAGGTCCAGGACGCGTGGCCCTATGACGCGACGCTGTCGCTGGCGCTGCCGGAAATCCAACCCCTGTTGCCCCAGGACCCGCTGTGGGCGGGCGTGTCGGGTTCGGTGTCCGGTTCGCTGACGGCCTCCGGCCCCCTGATGGAGCCGCTGCTGGCGCGCGTGCGCGCCACCGTGGACAAGCTCGCGTTGTCGCGAGGCGAGCTGCGCGGCGCGAACGCGGGCCCCGTCGCGTTGACCTATGAAAAGGAGCGGCTGGACGTGCAGCCCTTCCGCTTCGTCGGTCCCTACGTCGACCTGACGCTCGGCGGCTGGATGACGACGCGCGGGAGCATCGGCGGGACGATGCGCGGCGGCGGGGACGTGCGGTGGGTGGAGTCGCTGGCGCCGGCGATGGTGGAGCGCGCCACGGGGCGCTTCACCGTGGACGCGGAGGCCTCCGGCACGTGGGCCTCGCCCTCCCTGCTGGGGTCGGCGGAGCTGCTCGACGCGCGCCTGGCGCTGCGGGACTTCCCCGTCAACATCCGGGGCCTGTCCGGCCGGTTGGAGATGACCGGCCAGCGCGTGCTGCTGGAGCACCTCCAGGGGCACCTCAACGAGGGCCGGGTGTCCGCGCGCGGCGACGTGCGGCTGGAGCGCTTCCTGCCCCAGCGGCTGGGCCTCACCGTGCAGCTCGACGAGGTGCCCTACCGGCTCACGGAGGACCTGCCCGCGACCTTCTCCGGGCTGCTCCAGGTGGTGGGCCCGCCCCGGGGCTTCACCGTCACCGGCGGCCTGGACATCGTCCGCATGCGCTACTCGAAGGCCCTGGACGTGGAGTCGCTGCTCAAGTCGCTCCAGAAGCGCGCGCCCGTGCTCGCGCCCGCGTCGAGCGTGGCCCTGGGCGAGCAGCAGAAGCCCTGGGTCATCTGGGATGTGAACGTCCACTTCGGGGACGTGCGCGTGGACAACAACCTCGCCAAGGCGCGGATGCTCGGCGACGTGCGCCTGACGGGGACGGACGCGCGGCCGGGCCTGCTGGGGCGGGTGGAGCTGGCGGAGGGCAGCCAGGCGTTCTTCCGCAACAACCCGTTCACCATCAGCCAGGGGCAGATGGAATTCCAGGACGCCACCAGCCTGGAGCCCGTCTTCGAGGTGCAGGCCCAGACGCAGGTGCGCGAGTACCTGGTGAAGCTGCACGCGTTCGGCAAGCCCACCGACCCGCAAATCCTCCTGTCCTCGGAGCCGGCCCTCGTCGAGGGCGACATCGTCTCCCTGTTGACGTTGGGGTTCACCTCGTCGGACCGTGAAACGGCGGCCTCGGCGGGCGCCGGCCTTGCGGCCGAGGCCTTCTTCAACGCGTCGGGCCTGGACCGGCAGGTCCAGCGTTTCCTGCCCAGCAACCCGGTGCTCCGGGACCTGTCTCTCCAGATTTCCACCACCTACAACGACGCCACCCGACAGGCGGAGCCGACCGCACAACTGGAGTCGAAGTTCCTGAGCGAGCAGCTTAAGATCGGCATGACGCAACCGGTGAGTGGGCGCGGAACGCGGGCGCGCGCCGAGTACCGCTTCGACGACCGACTTTCCGCGCAGGCCCAGTGGGACAACGAGAACACCGAAGCCTCGTTTGGCAACCTCGGGCTCGAGCTGAAGCTGAGCTGGGAGGTGGAGTAG